A segment of the Gossypium hirsutum isolate 1008001.06 chromosome D10, Gossypium_hirsutum_v2.1, whole genome shotgun sequence genome:
GGCGGTAATTTGATCTTAACTTTCCTCTTTCCTTCCTTGTTTTGTCAATTATATTTATTGGATTAATGTTTAGATCTAATATCGATGTTGAGTTAGTAGGGAATGTTATATTCCATTTTGTTGAAAGTTGGAGCTTTGCTTGAAGCCTAACAGTCAATACTGTTACTTGAAACTCTTATTTATGCTAAAATTAAGTATATGATTAGAGAATTTATTATGTCTGTGCCATTTGTTTCATGTCTCAGATTTACAATTCTGAAATGCTCCTTTGActtctcatttttcttgaagcACCCATGTCCGAACTTGTATCCCGAGACATGGATATGGGGATATGATCTCTAAATATCCTCCAAACCTTAAAAATGGTCTAACTATACCCATGTTGGATACATACCCTTATTTGACACTCACTCATGTTCGAGTAACATAGATTACtatatatcctttcttttttaaaGTGAGAATCAATTTTCTTTAGGAATGAAATTATAGCAAACCCTAGTAGCTGAAATTGAGTCTCAATGTCTGAAGAGTATTGTTGTAAATTGTTATTATTGTAGCCTTTAGTTGAACAGATTGCATTGATTATGTTCAAATTATGTGCCAAAACCTTGCATGTGCGTAACAGATTCTAATCCTtgttatatttaattatgtttcgAATCTATTTCTGATTTTATGAAGTAACGGCTCTCATATTATTCTACTTGCCACTAACTATCAACCTATGTTGCATGCATGAAAACACTATGCTTCATTTGTCTGCTGTTTTCTTAgattattttccttttaattttccaCATTCTGATCCATTGCTTTTTAAAACTTCTGTTTGTTGCTGAATTGTCTTTTTAATTCTAGCTTTAGAGAAATTTATGTTGATTCAATGTTATGAATGTTCTTGGTCATTCTATTCAAGATACCCCTTATTCTTGCATAATATTTGCTCTGGTATATTGAATCAGAAAAGGGAGGCCCCACCGGGAGAGAAACCAGAACCAGTCAGAACCCACCTGCGGAATATGATTATTGTACCCGAAATGATTGGAAGCATTATCGGTGTGTACAATGGCAAGACATTCAACCAGGTTGAAATCAAGCCTGAAATGATCAGCCATTACCTTGCCGAGTTTTCCATTTCGTACAAGCCCGTTAAGCATGGTAGACCTGGTATTGGTGCCACCCATTCTTCTAGGTTCATTCCTCTGAAATGAAGTCCATTTCTGCATCTTTACTTGGAAGAGACATTTTGGTTGCTGCACCTctagtatttttatttaatgacAGTGTCATATGCTTTAAGTTATGTTAGATACTGAGACTTACGCTTGCTCATTTATTATTAAGGTTGTTAAGGATGAGGATTTTGGTAATTTGATACATCTTTTGTTAATCATGGCTGTCCCTGATTAGTCTTTCTACTTAAAATTTTCAGCTTTTCAAAAAAGTGCTTTTGGGCTAATTTTTTACTTGGGAGAAGCATTTTTTCTCTCTCAAAAAGCAGCTTGTTTAATAATGCTTTTGTCCAAAAGTGTTTTTGTCCCAAAAGTGCTTCTTAGAAGCAATACTAAACACATctctactttaaaaaaatttcaatccttttagtttttcaatttaaaaattctaatccaataattattattgtttgtaatttttgttaaaatttgtcaattaaacatgtttattttatgtcAATCATTTATAACATCATATGATGGTAGTTAGTCAACATGTTagtattttttgacaaaaaatactAACATTAATGATtggattgaaattttttaattagagtataattttttacttttttcaacTTCCAAACCCTAATCTCCTCCTTTCTCCTCAGGAACCCTTTCCGCTCTccaatatttttcttttcaattcttttcaattttctttttacttaatttaatttgattgattttaGGGTCTAAAACTAGAAACAATGGAAGGTATTTGCTTTTGCTTACTTTGTGTTGCTTTGATTCTGAATCCAATTCGAATTTCTCGGTTACCCAAATCAGTTTCAATGAGTTCAAACTCGAGTTCAAAGATGTTCATCAAATGTTGGATGTCTTGTTTTGTAAACTCAATGCCAGGTTCGATGGATTATTCTCTACTTTGAATGATGTTTTTGCCCACCCTGTTCAACACTCGCATTCTATTTTATATGTCAATGTTAAAGCTACCATTAAAGAGCTAACCTTGCTTTTGAGATGTTGCATTGTAGTTTTCAAATTGCTTGTGttcagggatttaaattgcggtcgcggtcgcgttttcggtcgcgtcgcgtttgtcgcggtcgcggacataacggacgctattgcagtcactgcgggtatcgcggtcgtgaatttttttcaaattcgcaCAACTTActgtaaaacataataattataattataattataaaaagtcacttttaatgatttttagagtgttttctaacacttatgaaccttTATTAATATGACatgagaacacaacttttataatcattaattattcttatatttatttacgaattttctaagaatgttatattaactaataacaaagtaaaaaaaagaaatattaaacatttatcatatttaataagtttgaaagtttttataaataaaagaattgagAATTCATACATGAGAGATGTCTTCAATATTTCTTGACAGCTTTGAAGATAGTGAAGATATAAATACGctgcaaaaggaaaaaaggaatagataaattaatgaatagattctcattaattattcctatttcctaccacttattctcatctcattctactttcatatataatttaacatgcttcgattcttcattatcttttcataaaatatacttcattcatttatctaaagatatatattattttaaatgttttaatatcatcaaaattaagaacaataacaaaggattttttaaaaaaaaacataccttacaAATAATGATAGTGGCACGATTTAGTTTTCACCAATTAGTGGAATGACGAGGAAGATCAAATCCTTCACCTTCACTTTGGGAGCGTTCTTGACTTGATTCTCTTGGCCTTTGtccaaaaatatatccaaaaaaaAGCAACATTTTCACCTTGGTTTTCATTCAATTGATATGGAGGATATATTTGAGGAGGAGGATACATGAATGGTGGAGGTGGGTGATACATTGGTGGAGGAGGATACATTTGAGGCTGGTATGGCACACCATAATtaggaaatggtggataataacCATATGGTTGTGGATAACCATGTGAAGGTTGTTCTGGTGGATAAAAACCTTGAGTGCTAGTAGATGAATCACTATACCCAAGGTTACTAGAATTCGATCTCCTACCACTACCAGATGAAGAGCCTATAGAAGTATGTTTCTTGCCTTTTCCCTTTGATGGAGCTCTAGGTTCACTTCTATCTCTCCTAGGTTCAGGAAACATATTTCCATCAAACTCTGATCTGTCACGAAAATGTCCACCAGTGGTACCACCCCCATATTCTCCTCCATACTAACTAGAAGACCTAATTTCACCTCTATCACCACTATATCCGTCATCCTCATCAATTGGACTTAAACCACCACCATTGGGTCCATCGCCACTCTGACTTGGAGTTGAACTAGAACTTGAATGAGACAAAATTTGTTGTTGCGATTGATCAACATCCATTTTATCATCAGAGGTATCCACAGGCAACACACCGGCATTTTCACATCTAACAATGGATTCTCTTTCTCATGAAGCCATTCTGATAGTGGATCAACATCTTCAAAGATATAATCAAGGCTGATAGGATTAAAACTAGCATTTATATCATCAGTGCTCATTCTTTGTTGATGCCTCATCTTAAGCCTCATATTATAATAGGTAAACActagtttttcaagttttttatactTTAACCTATTTCTTGCCTTGGTGTGAATATAACTAAATGTGCTCCAATTTCGTTCGCAATTTGATGCTGAAGTTGTTTGACTAAGcactttaattgctaatttttgtaattcgGGAACACATGTGCCATATATCATCCACCACTCAgctgcataatattatttaaatttcaaaataactttaaaatgtacaatataattaaataatataaattaaattaaataatttaattaactgtttacccggattcatttgcttccaagctctttgtgcttgtggagtaccgaatgtctcatgtttatctctaaataataacaactgcataaataaaagatagagtaaaaataaaaataaaaattctatttcaaattatttaactaagttacaaataATAGTAGTTGAATCTAACCTGATTAACCATTCTGACTTGAGTATCCATAGAAGgttctaatctttcaattactAGTCGTGTACCTTCTAATGTTTCTATTAATACATTCTCAGAATGCTCCACCCCAAATTGAAATTGAGGGTtgagaaaataacctaagtataatttataagaatatcatcaaataataataatctaaagcttaaaataataaaatataaaatagttcttaattatatgaaatattttatcTTACCAGCTGAATGCAAGTCGGAATgcataaaattccatctattgTCAATAATCTTTTCATACTCTGTGAAATATCGACAATTTTGTTGAATTGCTCGTTTAGCCCTATCAACAGCCTCATAAATAAAGCCCATCGTTGGTTTTTCATCGCTATCCACAAGTCTCAATACTCTTACTAAGGGCTCATAAACTTTTATGAGGTCATTGGcttttttccaaaaatcttttcccaaaacaatttttttggcttCATAAGCAGGCCCTGACTTTTGCTTTCcccattttgattctttaaattcctataaattcataagaaaaattttaaaataatataatttaaattatttggaactaaTAAAATCACTAAAGGTTactatatttaagtaattatattaactaattataaaatactgacctttgaattaaacatttctctcaaaccttgcttttgtcttgttatctcttcaagttgaatgaaatgagttgCAAATCGAGTAAGAGCGGGTCGAAGTATTTGTTTCCCTTGTGTATACTTCTTCATCAAATCAACAGTCCAAATGTGATTGTATATAAAGCAAGTCACTTTCTTTGCCTCATCTAACACTTTTGCTACACTGGGCTTTTTCCCAATATCTTCAAGGCATAAATCTAAACAGTGAGCTGCACATGAGGTCCAATATAGATGTTGTCTTTTCAACATTAACTTTTTTCCAGCAGCTTTCATTGCTGCCTCATTATCAGTCACTATTTGGACAatgtaattttctccaatttcttcTACAACTGAATCTAACAAACGGTAGTAGAATTCAACATCTCTACTACGGACACTTGAGACATCTACCGATTTCCAAAAAATGGTTCCTTTACTGCAATAAACAAGGAAATTAATGATGTGCATTTGATTCAAACTGTTGGTCCAACCATCACACATTAGAGTTGCACCCAATTCTTTCCAATGAGTCTTTAGTACATTTACCCAATCATGAACTCGTTGATACTCTGACTCCAAATACACATCTGAAACCTCATAAGGTGTTGGGAGCTTTACACCTTGTCCAACTTCTGTTGccacttgaattaagttatacaaccatgagcttgctaattgaaaaggaagtctttcatatattataaatttagataccgcttcacctatcttccttcgaaaactctttaaaaaagagTCATTGACCTTTGGTTGCTTTGAACTTTTGCTTCTAACCAATTCAGGTATAGCTCCCCTTAAGGTAAACTCAGACTCACCTGGAATAGATTTACTTGTTCTTTCTCGATTATGTTCTCTAGCTGATCCATGAGAAGATCGCCCTTCTTCATAAATGTTATCCCAACCACCAGTACTTCGTCTGAATTCTTCCCTTCTATGCCACTCGTGTTGTGATTGGATACTTTCTCGAGTTGCTTGCCTTATAGCAGAAACCTCATCAATGAATCCCTCATGCTCATCCTCCTCTTCTGTTAATTGAGATAAGAATTcatcttttctcctctttttgtctattttctttgtGTTGCTTTCTTTTAGTACATTCATCATACTTTCTTTAATGACacctgttaataaaataaaaataattcacactttatattattatcaattatatataatctttattaataaatttacaataacatttaataataataataaagtatcacataccagtaacattagggcatggtgcaacattgccggttttatgagcaatgtgctctttaAATCGTGTTATTCCTCCTTTCACAACTTTACCACAAAGTTTACATACGATACTTCCTCTCGCATTTGGCACTAGAGTTCCAAAGTGCCAACCTATATCATTACTTGGTGCACCCTCCAATCCTTTAGTCGGGAACTCTTCACGTGGTggcatgctttatttttatttatatataagaaacataaaattatatttagaaatataagcaactcattacttatattatcaacaatataatacaaaaaaagtaaacatcattaacatggaaaatttaaatttattgcataattcatacataataataaataataaattatgaaagttatgaaattttaaaataataataaataataactaattatcattataaattataattacaatattaattaaaaaataacatataaagtaaaattataaacCTGATAAGATTGAAgctttcatattaaaaaatataataatatgattgTTATCAATGCAATTTTCATTTTCTATAAAATCTCTCCAAACTCTAATAAATCAACCCAAATATACTTTGCTTCAACAAGTTAAAAGAGGATGGGAGTGAGAGGTGGAATTCACTCTTTTCCACTTTAAATACTTACTAGTTTATAGAAATAGCATGTGAAAACATTTacgtaatatatttataaaaaaattgctaTGAAAATTAAGGGcatgaaatgataaagttaagaTGATTTTAATGTTGGATTTCAAATGTCATTATTTACatttatatgcatgtattttttttctaaatttatcaaatataaaaatatataaatacctcaaaataatatttgttgttttataaAATGAATGGATAATAATTTTCTAATTGAGTTTGGTCTCGGTTATTAGGTTACATCAACTCAATCAACTCCTTAATTTATAGTATAGATGATTTTTTATGGTTGCATTAGCATAGTATATAATTACAcaagaaaattattaaaactcCATATGTGTacgtaaaaatttaatttcataaattattaatatgttaaaatttatatcaataaaaattaaacaaatagaatataaatatttatattatacttaATTGTCGATAAGTTAATGTCAAGAGTCAACTAAACACTAACTTGAttggaaattaattaaaaaaacataacctttttacaaagtagcaaatattaaaatataaaagtatttttacattttatacaaaatacaaaaaaaaatcaatttaaatccaaaatacatatagaaaaatacaaacaataatcatatttaaaaactttcaaatcctcaattttatcattcaaattaaatctcattttttatattaattttaataaatatagtaaGGATATCATTCtcattaaataatatatactggttttattttaaaaatgatttatatacatatatatgtttaacaGTTATAATGAATTCTAATTTCAAGTCTTACAGCCTATTAATTTTACAGCCTATTAATTTTAGTCAAAGTGCCAAATTTACACCTATTAAACAGTGACCTGTCATGAAAATATTGGAAGCCTAAACGGTGCCTTGGTTTTGGCTAGGAGTAAAgacattaaaaatgaaaaaaataaagaaaaagggaaatcaaACGTCAGAAATATCagaaacagaaagaaaaactGAAGAAGAGTCAAGAGGGAAATCAAACGCCAGTTTCCACTTTCCAGCTTCCAAGATCTCTCTTCTCTTGCTCGTTTTCATCTTCGTTGCTGGATTGATTTCATTTTTCTCGATCTTACAACGGTTAGTAAGGGATTGATTCACTTTGTGATCTAAAGTCTAAACTCTATCATCCTCTCAAAAAAACTCTGAATCTACTGCAAAAACAAGCAAGAATCAACAAGACGAAGTTTTAGGTACTTACTTGAAGATTATCAGTCTCTGAATCTGAATGTGAAGTGATCAGTTTACTTTGTTTGCCGTTTGGGTTTCAGTTTAGCGATCGAAATATGAGAAAggagttttgaattttgattgCTTATTTGCTTGCTGTTTATTTGGTTTCAGTTTTTGTTtgctttctttttactttttttgattGAAAACACTGATTTTGCAAGGGAATATAttcccttttgttttattaagtTTCACTGTTTCTGCTGATTTTTATTTAGAGGAGGgagatggatttttttttaattcactaTAACGGGATATAACGGGAATAGCGTCCCGTTATTGCCGCGACCGGCCGTTATCCGTTAAGTTGCGGCCGCGACCCACCGTTATCGGTGTGACTCCGCTTCACACCGTTATTTTCAGCCGTTGCGGTTTCAGACGGCGCCGCTACCGCTATATAACAGCCGCTATAGCGGTTTCGGTCCGCTATTTAAATACCTGCTTGTGTTGGATCAAAGGCTTGTCGAAAAAGGTCAAATTCTTTTAGGGATACTAAGGCAATGTGTTTCTGTGGAGTTAAACGGAGAGAATGAGAAACCTTATAGTAGTTTTGAGGAGGTTTTTACATGAATGTATGTATGTCAGGAATGTTTCGTCTGCTTCAGCTTTAAAGAAAGAAGGCTGGACAGTGGTGTCATTGGTTGGAGAGATCACCGGAGGAGGTCGGACGGTGGCTAGCGGTGTAGAAGCAGGGCAGTTGGATTAGAAAAATGagaaaggaaaaaacaaaaaaagtaaaaatgggcCAAAGAGGACACCTCGTGTGGCGGCGCACAAGTGGCCAGTATTGCCACGTCAACAAAAAAGTAATAGCTCTAGACTCGGGTACCAATATAGTGGacgaaaaaaaatttaggtatcaatctaaacaaaaaaaaatcataaatatcaATCTAGGAGAAGTAGACAAGCTCGattatcaattttatatttaaccttaAAAAAAAGTAGAGTTGACAAACCAAGCTTGAGCCCAAAAGTTCAGCCAGGTTGATTTGAGCCCGTAACTATCTGAGCCCAATAGAACTTGAGACTGATAAAGCTTAAGTCTGTAATAATCTGAGTCACCGATTTGATTTGAACCTAAGATAAATTTAAATCAGAACTCAAAAAAActtaaattcataaataaattgtcaaataattaatataactATAAGATATTacgtaaaatataaataaattataattacttatTCTATGAAATGTATTCATAAAgattacattttttatattaaaaattattaataaaaaaataagtaataatCAATTTTTGTGTTAAATAATAAAGTGAAACACATAAACtactattataaaatatttttaatacaataattatatataataaatatatcaaattaataattattcaaacttataaaatttaaatttaatgataatataaaatatatataatgatataatatagtattttgaataatataataAGTAAGGTTATAATTATCACAAATGATTAAAGATGATATATTATGTAATACTAACAACATTATGATATGAATGTTTTTATTGGAAAACAATATTAGAGAATGAATAAGAAAAAGGAACGACGGAAATTAgagttttagatttatttaattgCTTTATTGTATCAGATTTAttaagagttttagttttacttattctccctattatattaggttttttatttcccttataaactctaagttaggaattcTATTAGAACTCTTTCCTTTATTATTAACAACCTATAAAAAGGctgccaatatgaaataaagaagtaagcaatttatttttttatcataaacaTTATTTTGGAAAGGGGTTAAGTCAAGGACGAATTTGCcttttgagtaaccataggtcgaagTAAGAAATCTTTCTCGTCTAAACCTGTGACTAGATCCTATGCCAAGGCACATAACAACTTCGTACCAGAGTCAACTGTCATGGGTGACGAAAAGACTTTGATAGCCAAGCTGGAGGCTTTCATAGAACAAATGGCTATAAGGCAACAATCATTAGAGGAGCAGGTGACGATGTTATCTCTTTCGGTCCAAAAGACAATGAAAGGggattcagaaaaaaaaatgaagaacagGGCAACAGCGGAGGTAGAATAAAGAATTCAGACTCGCAACACGGACAGTACATGGTACCACGATACTATAAGATGGAATTTCCCACTTATGATAGTGTTGGAGATCCTTTAGGGTGGGtgaaaagatgtgaaatttttttttggcaATCAACGAACTAACGAAGAAGAAAAAGTAGGCTTAGCCGCATTCCATCTCTTAGGAGAGGCACTATGGTTTGATCAAATAGAAGAGGAGGAGGCAAATCTTGATTGGGGGCACTTCAAAGAGTGTTGTCATGTAAGGTTTGGGCCGCCTATGAGTAATAACCCCTTGCGGGAACTTGCAAACCTGAGACAAACTGGGCTGTATAAGAATCTCAACGCTAATTTCAATCACTACTGGCCAGGACTACTGATCTAAAACCTTGACAACAAGTAGACCTTTTTACAGTAGGGTTGGTAGAGGAACttagaattgaaattgagatgcaACAACTGGGAAACCTTAGAGTTGCAATGAACATGGCTTGAGCTTTGGAACGTAAACAAAAAGTCTTTTCCAAAATGTTATCTCGAACTAATCTAAACTAACTAACTTCCCAAAACACTAGTAGCAATTCGATCATTCCAACAACTAAGAGCTTTGCAAAGTGAGGGGAACAAACAATGAAACCAATGGggaataacaacaaaataggttCTTCTGCACCATTTATCAAGAGATTGACACGGGCAGAAATGGCGGAAAAAAGGGCTAAAGGATTGTGTTATAATTGTGATGAGTCTTATTCCATGGGACATAAATGTAAAACGTTATTTTGGATAGAAGTGCCAGATATTGAAGATAAACAAGATGACGATAAGGTATATGATCTTGAAATCTCTTTACATGCCATCAGAGGAACTTACAGTTCATCTACTATGCAACTAATAGCAAAGGTGGCAGGAAAAATAGTGTTAGTCCTTGTTGGTTCGGGCAGTACACATAACTTTTCTACGTGAAGGTTTAGTGCTAGGATTGGGACTGAAAATACGGAAGAAAAAATCTGGGCTGTAAGTATGTGTGGCAAATAGAGAACGATTTCCAAGCATATACATTTGTAAATCAGCACAGTTCGTGGTGGTATATGACAACTTTCAGGCTAATTTTTATTCAATACCATTAGAAgggtttgatgtgattttgggggTTAAGTGGTTGTGTACCCTTGGTCCAATTTTATGGGATTTCAGCTCCTTGACTATGCAATTTGCAGTAAACAAAAAGGAGATACTATGGTAAGGGAATCACCTAGAGGAAGTTCAACGACTTAGTCTGATGCAAGGACATGATTTAATTAATATAGTTTTGGATAAACTACTGGTAGAATTTTCACATTTGCCTAACCGCAAATGTAACCATCGTATAACTCTTAAACAAGGATCTAGACCAATTGTAGTCAGGCCTTATCGCTACCCACATTTTCAAAAGAATGAGATTTAGAAGCAATGGGATCAAATGTTACAACAAGGAATCATTCGACCCAGTAGGTCACCATTCTCTTCTCCAATACTCTTCGTAAAAAAAGCATGATGGGACATGGCACTTTTGCATTGATTACCTGGTGCTTAATGCTTGCACTATTAAAGATAAATATCTAGTTCCTATAGTGGATGAATTGTTGGATGAACTTCATGGGGCAAAACATTTTACAAAGTTGGATTTACGATTGGGATATTTTCAAATTAGAATGGCAACTACAGATGTGGAAAAGGCAGCTTTCCAAACCCGCCATGGACACTtagaatttcttgtcatgccattcgGGCTTACCAATGCCCCTTCCACATTCCAGAGTTTGACGAATGACATTTTTCGCCCTTACTTGCGTAAGTTTTTTTTGGTCTTAtttgatgacatattaatttataacAAAACATGGACTGAACATATGCATTGTAACggcctgttttcagtgaaatcagaataatgattttgggatcacaaatttgacgtcgaaatatttattttattaatattttaatgtctacaacatgttagtagtgtcgtataaaaattttgttaagaaaatttatcattaacattcttaatttgataaaaatgactaaattgcataaggtcAAAAACTGAGTTCTATAAGTAAAAGGGGTCAAATTGTTACGAAATTGGAATATGAGTGGccttaaaaggtaattagaccattaatattaatagtggacaaagatggacaacTTTTTAATGGTTCCAAAGGTTATTacttaaggttaatttggtaaattaataaaaatatcttaaaataaaaaaaaaggtaaaagaaagatataatctttcttcttcttcatcaactGAATTTAGCACCTAAGGAAGCCATTAAAGACTTTTCAAGGTTTAACCATACTCCATCTATGCAtatcaagatagaccacgtacggctctagatcgaggcaaagaaaaaGCTTCAGATTAATCGACTATATTTTTACGtataaatagaattttaaattatgttttaaatgctattattttatataaagtcAAATTGCGTTTTAGTGGAAAAATTCAATGGCATATCAACGATTATCGGctaatgaaaagggatagcttcggctatgaaaataatgaaaagggatagcCTTGGCTATCAAATTATGagaagggatggtgacgaccatcgaacAATGAAAATGGATGGCTTTGGCTATTGAAttgtgaaaagggatagcttctgctatcaaattatgaaaagggatggtgacgaccatcaacaatgaaaagggatagcttcggctatcgagctatgaaaagggatagcttcagctatcAAGCTATGAAAAGGGTTGGGACAACCATCGTGATTTTATTCGTGTGAGCTTCGGTAAGATTTATCGATGCAATTTACCTTATTACTATGCAAAGTAGTAAGTATGTGATATCCATGGCAATGAGAAGTAtaaattcacttgaattaagtttATGAATCAATTATTCTTATGTTGAATTGATACATATGTAATTTAAGATTATGCAACGTATTGATAAGCATAGATTAtatactatgaacttactaagcataacatGTTTACTTTGTGCTTATTTCTCTATGTTTTGCAGTTTAATCGGGAGCTCGTTG
Coding sequences within it:
- the LOC107915286 gene encoding uncharacterized protein; protein product: MPPREEFPTKGLEGAPSNDIGVIKESMMNVLKESNTKKIDKKRRKDEFLSQLTEEEDEHEGFIDEVSAIRQATRESIQSQHEWHRREEFRRSTGGWDNIYEEGRSSHGSAREHNRERTSKSIPVATEVGQGVKLPTPYEVSDVYLESEYQRVHDWVNVLKTHWKELGATLMCDGWTNSLNQMHIINFLVYCSKGTIFWKSVDVSSVRSRDVEFYYRLLDSVVEEIGENYIVQIVTDNEAAMKAAGKKLMLKRQHLYWTSCAAHCLDLCLEDIGKKPSVAKVLDEAKKEFKESKWGKQKSGPAYEAKKIVLGKDFWKKANDLIKVYEPLVRVLRLVDSDEKPTMGFIYEAVDRAKRAIQQNCRYFTEYEKIIDNRWNFMHSDLHSAGKIKYFI
- the LOC107914865 gene encoding 40S ribosomal protein S15-4; this translates as MANVETEVAAAGVPKKRTFKKFSFRGVDLDALLDMSTDELVKLFPARARRRFQRGLKRKPMALIKKLRKAKREAPPGEKPEPVRTHLRNMIIVPEMIGSIIGVYNGKTFNQVEIKPEMISHYLAEFSISYKPVKHGRPGIGATHSSRFIPLK